One genomic region from Jiangella sp. DSM 45060 encodes:
- a CDS encoding nitrite/sulfite reductase codes for MSPTQTPAPKRPKGQGQWALGHLEPLNPNERVKKDDDGLNVRKRIETIYSKRGFASIDPQDLRGRFRWWGLYTQRRPGIPGGKTAVLEPHELDDEYFMLRVRIDGGALSLEQLRTVAEISTTYARDTADVTDRQNIQLHWIRVEDVPVIWEKLEAVGLSTTEACGDVPRVILGSPVAGISAAEVLDPTWAVEEIQRRYIGSAEFSNLPRKFKSALSGLPDIVHEANDIAFVGVNHPEHGPGLDLWVGGGLSTNPKLAVRLGAWVPLEEAPEVWAGVTGIFRDYGYRRLRHRARLKFLVDDWGPEKFREVLESDEYLGRKLIDGPPPPPHVEPIDHVGVHEQKDGRFYVGVAPLVGRVSGTMLSKLADVVEAHGSGRLRTTPHQKLVILDVDGDQVESLVTALDAIGLQARPSVFRRSTMACTGLEYCKLAIVETKQLAVDTIAQLEQRLADLTDQLDVPISLHLNGCPNSCARIQVADIGLKGQIVKGEEGFQVHLGGGLGLDAGFGRKLRGLKVTTAELPEYVERVVRRFIDQRTDGERFAQWVARADEEALQ; via the coding sequence ATGTCGCCTACGCAGACGCCGGCCCCCAAGCGCCCCAAGGGCCAGGGGCAGTGGGCCCTCGGCCACCTGGAGCCGCTGAACCCGAACGAGCGGGTCAAGAAGGACGACGACGGCCTCAACGTCCGCAAGCGGATCGAGACCATCTACAGCAAGCGCGGGTTCGCCAGCATCGACCCGCAGGACCTGCGCGGACGGTTCCGCTGGTGGGGCCTCTACACGCAGCGCCGCCCCGGCATCCCCGGCGGGAAGACGGCGGTGCTGGAACCGCACGAGCTGGACGACGAGTACTTCATGCTGCGGGTGCGCATCGACGGCGGCGCGCTCAGCCTGGAGCAGCTGCGCACGGTCGCCGAGATCTCGACGACGTATGCGCGCGACACCGCCGACGTCACCGACCGGCAGAACATCCAGCTGCACTGGATCCGGGTCGAGGACGTGCCGGTGATCTGGGAGAAGCTGGAGGCCGTCGGGCTCAGCACGACGGAGGCCTGCGGTGACGTGCCGCGGGTGATCCTGGGCTCCCCCGTCGCCGGCATCAGCGCCGCCGAGGTGCTGGACCCGACGTGGGCGGTCGAGGAGATCCAGCGCCGCTACATCGGGTCGGCGGAGTTCTCGAATCTGCCGCGCAAGTTCAAGTCGGCGCTGAGCGGGCTGCCCGACATCGTGCACGAGGCGAACGACATCGCGTTCGTCGGCGTGAACCACCCCGAACACGGCCCCGGCCTGGACCTCTGGGTCGGCGGCGGGCTGTCGACGAACCCGAAGCTGGCCGTCCGGCTCGGCGCGTGGGTGCCGCTGGAGGAGGCGCCGGAGGTCTGGGCCGGCGTCACCGGCATCTTCCGCGACTACGGCTACCGCCGGCTGCGGCACCGCGCGCGGCTGAAGTTCCTCGTCGACGACTGGGGCCCGGAGAAGTTCCGGGAAGTCCTGGAGAGCGACGAGTACCTGGGCCGCAAGCTGATCGACGGCCCGCCTCCCCCGCCGCACGTCGAGCCGATCGACCACGTCGGCGTCCACGAGCAGAAGGACGGCCGGTTCTACGTCGGCGTCGCGCCGCTGGTCGGTCGGGTGTCCGGCACCATGCTGAGCAAGCTGGCCGACGTCGTCGAGGCGCACGGGTCGGGCCGGCTGCGCACGACGCCGCACCAGAAGCTCGTCATCCTCGACGTCGACGGCGACCAGGTCGAGTCGCTGGTGACGGCGCTCGACGCGATCGGGCTGCAGGCGCGGCCGAGCGTGTTCCGCCGCAGCACGATGGCCTGCACCGGCCTCGAGTACTGCAAGCTGGCCATCGTCGAGACGAAGCAGCTCGCCGTCGACACCATCGCCCAGCTGGAGCAGCGGCTGGCCGACCTCACCGACCAGCTGGACGTGCCGATCTCGCTGCACCTCAACGGCTGCCCGAACTCGTGCGCCCGCATCCAGGTGGCCGACATCGGCCTCAAGGGCCAGATCGTCAAGGGCGAGGAGGGATTCCAGGTGCACCTCGGCGGCGGCCTCGGCCTGGACGCCGGCTTCGGCCGGAAGCTGCGCGGCCTGAAGGTGACGACGGCGGAGTTGCCCGAGTACGTGGAGCGCGTCGTCCGGCGCTTCATCGATCAGCGCACCGACGGCGAGCGCTTCGCCCAGTGGGTGGCCCGCGCCGACGAGGAGGCGCTGCAGTAA
- a CDS encoding TetR/AcrR family transcriptional regulator encodes MAGRVTPARRNAGDRLTQADRRARSRDALLEAAARGLSRYGYGHLSLERVARDAGYTRGALYHQFKDKQDLALAVIDWGIGTWEHEVGRLVEQETEPVAALLTLARGHAVYCRRDIARMAIALRLEFSGQDHPVGREIERGYEALVCLCERLIDEGRSAGAIAPTPTPTRTLALAFIGALEGTVIALAGQDPHDELIAPRAVAGVLGLDPATTVRRTAP; translated from the coding sequence GTGGCCGGTCGCGTGACGCCGGCGCGGAGGAACGCCGGGGATCGCCTTACACAGGCCGATCGCCGGGCGCGTAGCCGCGACGCGCTGCTGGAGGCGGCCGCGCGGGGGCTGTCGCGCTACGGATACGGGCACCTCTCGCTGGAGCGAGTCGCCCGCGACGCCGGATACACGCGCGGCGCGCTGTATCACCAGTTCAAGGACAAGCAGGATCTCGCGCTCGCCGTCATCGACTGGGGCATCGGAACCTGGGAGCACGAGGTCGGCCGGCTCGTCGAGCAGGAGACCGAGCCCGTCGCGGCGCTCCTGACGCTGGCCCGGGGCCACGCCGTGTACTGCCGTCGCGACATCGCCCGGATGGCGATCGCGTTGCGGCTGGAGTTCAGCGGCCAGGACCATCCGGTCGGGCGTGAGATCGAGCGCGGCTACGAGGCGCTGGTCTGTCTCTGCGAACGGCTCATCGACGAGGGGCGATCGGCCGGCGCGATCGCGCCGACGCCGACGCCGACTCGGACACTGGCGCTGGCGTTCATCGGCGCCCTGGAAGGGACGGTCATCGCGCTGGCCGGCCAGGACCCGCACGACGAGCTGATCGCACCGCGCGCCGTCGCCGGTGTGCTCGGACTCGACCCGGCAACGACCGTACGGAGGACCGCCCCATGA
- a CDS encoding DUF2867 domain-containing protein, translating to MKLPDSAHTSRPWRIHEIAPDFRLYDVWALPTPGGPDDFARLVRQSATGDTSGSPSRVARALFAIRWKLGEWFGWDDPEAGVGGRVATLRDRLPDDLRDGPAGPEFDRLPFRSVFLTADEWAAELANRTVHAVMHLTWVEDGDGGHRGQMAVLVKPNGWFGRAYMGLIAPFRHLFVYPPLMRQIDHDWRTAP from the coding sequence ATGAAGCTGCCCGACTCCGCCCACACGTCCCGGCCCTGGCGCATCCACGAGATCGCCCCCGACTTCCGCCTCTACGACGTCTGGGCGCTGCCGACGCCCGGCGGCCCGGACGATTTCGCCCGGCTGGTGCGGCAGTCGGCCACCGGCGACACGTCCGGCAGCCCCTCGCGGGTGGCTCGCGCGCTGTTCGCGATCAGGTGGAAGCTCGGCGAGTGGTTCGGCTGGGACGACCCCGAGGCCGGCGTCGGCGGCCGGGTCGCGACGCTGCGCGACCGGTTGCCGGACGACCTGCGCGATGGCCCGGCCGGCCCCGAGTTCGACCGGCTCCCGTTCAGGTCCGTCTTCCTGACCGCCGACGAGTGGGCCGCCGAGCTCGCCAACCGCACCGTCCACGCCGTGATGCACCTGACCTGGGTCGAAGACGGCGACGGCGGGCACCGCGGCCAGATGGCCGTGCTGGTGAAGCCCAACGGCTGGTTCGGGCGCGCGTACATGGGACTCATCGCGCCGTTCCGCCACCTGTTCGTGTACCCGCCGCTGATGCGCCAGATCGACCACGACTGGCGCACGGCTCCCTAG
- a CDS encoding acyl-CoA dehydrogenase family protein, with translation MEATHEVTNQPPPLTGYDVFGADAALVEAFGRHAPAAGRAELRALGRLAGSAEAQRWAREADANGPVLRTHDRYGHRVDEVDFHPSWHRLMATAVEHGLHAAPWASPEPGAHAVRAAKFLVWSQLEAAHLCPVSMTYAAVPALRTDASVAAGWEPLLTSPAYDPGLRPPAAKAGALAGMAMTEKQGGSDVRANTTRAEPAGDGWYRLTGHKWFCSAPMNDVFLVLAQAPGGLTCFVLPRVLDDGGRNAVRLQRLKDKLGNRANASAEIELDGALAQRLGDEGRGVATIIEMVAATRLDCVLGSAALLRRSVAEATWHAAHRSAFGARLADSELMRAVLADLAVESEAATALAMRLAASVDAADDPHERALRRIGLPLAKYWVCKRTPGAVAEALECLGGNGYVEESAMPRLYREAPLNSIWEGAGNIQALDLLRVLAREPDAVAAWRAEVEAAKGHDRRLDDALAGVTATLMAGDRGGLRAPAGRAGASHPDGGRRGGDVGDGRVSAAEAGGAGVGVRTAAAGVDGAGAAGQARVLAGQMAVLLQASLLVRFAPPAVADAFCASRLDARHGVYGALPAGLDTAAIVDRATPGAP, from the coding sequence GTGGAAGCGACACACGAGGTCACCAATCAGCCGCCGCCGCTCACCGGCTACGACGTGTTCGGCGCCGACGCCGCGCTCGTCGAGGCGTTCGGCCGCCACGCGCCCGCCGCCGGGCGGGCCGAGCTGCGCGCGCTCGGGCGGCTGGCGGGGTCGGCCGAGGCGCAGCGGTGGGCTCGCGAGGCGGACGCGAACGGGCCGGTCCTGCGCACGCACGACCGCTACGGTCACCGCGTCGACGAGGTCGACTTCCACCCCTCATGGCACCGGCTCATGGCCACCGCCGTCGAGCACGGGCTGCACGCGGCGCCGTGGGCGTCGCCCGAGCCGGGCGCGCACGCCGTCAGGGCCGCGAAGTTCCTGGTGTGGAGCCAGCTCGAGGCGGCCCATCTGTGTCCGGTGTCCATGACGTACGCCGCGGTCCCGGCGCTGCGCACCGACGCCTCCGTCGCCGCCGGGTGGGAGCCGCTGCTGACGTCGCCGGCGTACGATCCCGGCCTGCGTCCGCCCGCGGCGAAGGCCGGCGCGCTGGCCGGCATGGCCATGACGGAGAAGCAGGGTGGCTCCGACGTCCGCGCCAACACCACGCGCGCCGAGCCGGCCGGCGACGGGTGGTACCGCCTCACCGGCCACAAGTGGTTCTGCTCGGCGCCCATGAACGACGTGTTCCTGGTGCTCGCGCAGGCGCCGGGAGGGCTGACGTGCTTCGTCCTCCCCCGCGTCCTCGACGACGGCGGCCGCAACGCGGTGCGGCTGCAGCGGCTCAAGGACAAGCTGGGCAACCGCGCGAACGCGTCGGCCGAGATCGAGCTCGACGGAGCGCTGGCGCAGCGGCTGGGCGACGAAGGCCGCGGCGTGGCCACGATCATCGAGATGGTCGCCGCCACCCGGCTCGACTGCGTGCTCGGGTCGGCCGCGCTGCTGCGCCGCTCGGTCGCCGAGGCCACGTGGCATGCGGCGCACCGGTCCGCGTTCGGCGCCCGGCTCGCCGACTCCGAGCTGATGCGCGCCGTCCTCGCCGACCTCGCCGTCGAGTCCGAGGCGGCCACCGCCCTCGCCATGCGCCTCGCCGCGTCCGTCGACGCCGCCGACGATCCGCACGAGCGGGCGTTGCGGCGCATCGGGCTGCCGCTGGCGAAGTACTGGGTGTGCAAGCGGACGCCGGGCGCGGTCGCCGAGGCGCTGGAGTGTCTGGGCGGCAACGGGTACGTCGAAGAGAGCGCGATGCCGCGGTTGTATCGCGAGGCGCCGCTGAACTCGATCTGGGAGGGGGCGGGCAACATTCAGGCACTCGATCTCCTGCGCGTGCTCGCCCGCGAGCCCGACGCCGTCGCCGCCTGGCGCGCGGAGGTCGAGGCCGCGAAGGGCCACGACCGCCGCCTCGACGACGCGCTGGCCGGGGTCACGGCCACCCTGATGGCCGGCGATCGCGGCGGCCTCCGCGCGCCGGCCGGCCGTGCCGGCGCCTCCCACCCCGACGGCGGCCGTCGTGGCGGCGACGTCGGCGACGGCCGTGTCAGCGCTGCCGAGGCGGGCGGCGCCGGAGTCGGGGTCCGTACCGCCGCAGCCGGCGTCGACGGAGCCGGCGCAGCAGGGCAGGCGCGGGTGCTGGCCGGGCAGATGGCGGTGCTGCTGCAGGCCAGCCTGCTGGTGCGGTTCGCCCCGCCCGCCGTCGCCGACGCGTTCTGCGCCAGTCGCCTCGACGCCCGCCACGGCGTCTACGGCGCGCTGCCCGCCGGCCTCGACACCGCCGCGATCGTCGACCGAGCGACCCCGGGGGCGCCATGA
- the rsgA gene encoding ribosome small subunit-dependent GTPase A, protein MSASQQRLLDLGWTPEVGRAFRPYRGAHRLARVCRVDRGGAQLAGGMGAVRASFGGDVLRSVAADRMALPAVGDWAAVRDWPDDRVTLEAVLPRRTAIVRDSADRTSHGQVVAANVDVVVIVEHLDPDPDLGRIERLLVLAWGSGAQPVVVLTKPDLVPDPDGMRAEVAEVAPGVEILLVSGVSGTGADELGGLLRNGRTLALVGPSGAGKSTLTNVLAGVSLMPTGAVRARDGRGRHTTTRRELVVLPGRGVLIDTPGLRAVGLVADDAAVAGAFADVEELAARCRFRDCAHVAEPGCAVLLAVEDGELDEDRLARWRKLRREAELNAARRTPGHRRAVIADLEAKRHRR, encoded by the coding sequence ATGTCTGCTTCCCAGCAACGCCTGCTCGACCTGGGCTGGACGCCCGAGGTCGGCCGGGCCTTCCGTCCCTACCGGGGCGCCCACCGGCTGGCCCGGGTCTGCCGCGTCGACCGCGGCGGCGCCCAGCTCGCCGGCGGCATGGGCGCCGTCCGCGCCTCGTTCGGGGGCGACGTGCTGCGCTCGGTCGCCGCCGACCGCATGGCGCTGCCCGCCGTCGGCGACTGGGCCGCGGTCCGCGACTGGCCCGACGACCGGGTCACGCTCGAGGCGGTGCTCCCGCGGCGGACGGCGATCGTGCGCGACAGCGCCGACCGGACGTCACACGGCCAGGTCGTCGCGGCGAACGTGGACGTCGTGGTGATCGTCGAGCACCTCGATCCCGACCCCGACCTCGGCCGCATCGAACGGCTGCTGGTGCTGGCGTGGGGGAGCGGCGCGCAGCCGGTCGTCGTCCTCACCAAGCCCGATCTCGTTCCCGACCCGGACGGCATGCGCGCCGAGGTCGCCGAGGTCGCGCCCGGCGTCGAGATCCTGCTGGTCAGCGGGGTGTCCGGGACGGGGGCGGACGAGCTCGGCGGGCTGCTGCGCAACGGCCGGACGCTGGCGCTGGTCGGACCGTCCGGCGCGGGCAAGTCGACGCTCACCAATGTGCTGGCCGGTGTGTCGCTCATGCCGACGGGCGCCGTCCGAGCCCGCGACGGCCGCGGCCGGCACACCACCACCCGTCGCGAGCTGGTCGTCCTGCCCGGCCGTGGTGTCCTGATCGACACACCGGGTCTGCGCGCCGTCGGTCTGGTCGCCGACGACGCCGCCGTCGCCGGCGCGTTCGCGGACGTCGAGGAGCTGGCGGCGCGCTGCCGGTTCCGCGACTGCGCCCACGTGGCCGAGCCCGGCTGCGCCGTCCTGCTCGCGGTCGAGGACGGGGAGCTGGACGAGGACCGGCTCGCGCGGTGGCGCAAGCTGCGCCGCGAGGCCGAGCTGAACGCGGCCCGCCGGACGCCCGGCCACCGGCGCGCCGTCATCGCCGACCTGGAGGCGAAGCGGCACCGGCGCTGA
- a CDS encoding SdpI family protein — MELVGVRLLLAAIVAASGAAIVWMARATASGRLRRNYWAGVRTQATLASDDAWLAAHRAARPATEAGGWAAVVAALAVFVVPADPEGLLAVPVLAGVGVLLVCVLIGARRGVVAARVASDDARSR, encoded by the coding sequence ATGGAACTGGTGGGGGTCCGGCTGCTGCTGGCGGCCATCGTGGCGGCGTCGGGCGCGGCGATCGTATGGATGGCCCGGGCGACGGCGTCCGGCCGGCTGCGGCGCAACTACTGGGCCGGCGTCCGCACCCAGGCGACCCTCGCCAGCGACGACGCCTGGCTGGCGGCGCACCGGGCGGCCCGGCCCGCTACCGAGGCGGGTGGGTGGGCGGCGGTCGTCGCGGCGCTCGCCGTGTTCGTCGTGCCGGCCGACCCGGAAGGGCTGCTGGCGGTCCCGGTGCTGGCCGGGGTGGGCGTGCTGCTGGTGTGCGTGCTGATCGGCGCCCGGCGCGGCGTCGTCGCGGCCCGCGTCGCCAGCGACGACGCCCGCTCGCGGTGA
- a CDS encoding pyridoxamine 5'-phosphate oxidase family protein — protein sequence MTLEDTARHVIDTTRYMSLGTVDPDGRARVSPVYYAPDGYDVVYWMSVPEAQHSQNIVRRPEVSMVIYDSTQPLGSDVRAVYLKATAGRVPDDELAACAPVACRARFPERTEPFPVEWLYPPERLRLWRARVTEHSVHVRGSDPEYGTGIDSRRVVAL from the coding sequence ATGACGCTCGAAGACACCGCACGCCACGTCATCGACACCACGCGGTACATGAGTCTCGGCACCGTCGACCCGGACGGCCGCGCCCGCGTGTCGCCCGTCTACTACGCGCCCGACGGCTACGACGTCGTCTACTGGATGTCGGTGCCCGAGGCGCAGCACTCGCAGAACATCGTGCGCCGGCCCGAGGTGAGCATGGTGATCTACGACTCCACCCAGCCGCTCGGCAGCGACGTCCGCGCCGTCTACCTGAAGGCCACCGCCGGCCGGGTCCCGGACGACGAGCTGGCGGCGTGCGCCCCGGTGGCGTGCCGGGCGCGGTTCCCGGAGCGGACCGAGCCGTTCCCCGTCGAGTGGCTCTACCCGCCCGAGCGGTTGCGGCTGTGGCGGGCGCGGGTGACGGAGCACTCGGTGCACGTGCGGGGGAGCGACCCCGAGTACGGCACGGGGATCGACTCGCGGCGCGTCGTTGCGCTATGA
- a CDS encoding bifunctional 2-polyprenyl-6-hydroxyphenol methylase/3-demethylubiquinol 3-O-methyltransferase UbiG, giving the protein MGCCDPRGCDRMFTSGFARHVARRYRKRGLDRTAARMVAFLQQRGIEGATVLEIGGGVGEIQVELLRRGAASAVGLELSPSYRDEAARLLADAGLTGRAQYRVHDIAADPAGAPAADVVVLHRVVCCYPDYERLLAAVADHAGRLVVFSHPPRNLAGRVFVGVTNLVMRLRREQYRAFVHPPRAMLDVLRERGLRPAYAHRGLTWQVAGLERSGPA; this is encoded by the coding sequence ATGGGCTGCTGTGATCCGCGCGGCTGCGACCGCATGTTCACGTCCGGGTTCGCCCGCCACGTCGCCCGGCGCTACCGCAAGCGCGGGCTCGACCGCACGGCGGCGCGCATGGTCGCGTTCCTGCAGCAGCGCGGCATCGAGGGCGCGACGGTGCTCGAGATCGGCGGCGGGGTCGGCGAGATCCAGGTCGAGCTGCTGCGCCGCGGCGCCGCGTCCGCCGTCGGCCTCGAGCTGTCGCCGTCCTACCGCGATGAGGCCGCCCGGCTGCTCGCGGACGCGGGGCTGACGGGGCGCGCGCAGTACCGCGTCCACGACATCGCCGCCGACCCCGCCGGCGCGCCCGCCGCCGACGTCGTCGTGCTGCACCGGGTGGTGTGCTGCTACCCGGACTACGAGCGGCTGCTCGCGGCCGTGGCCGACCACGCGGGCCGGCTGGTGGTGTTCAGCCACCCGCCGCGCAACCTGGCCGGACGGGTCTTCGTCGGGGTGACGAACCTGGTGATGCGGCTGCGGCGGGAGCAGTACCGCGCGTTCGTCCACCCGCCGCGGGCCATGCTCGACGTGCTGCGGGAGCGGGGGCTGCGCCCGGCGTACGCGCACCGCGGGCTCACGTGGCAGGTCGCCGGTCTGGAGCGGAGCGGTCCGGCCTGA
- a CDS encoding dihydrofolate reductase family protein codes for MSDVYLTMAMSLDGFITGPDDNAENPAGTNGMRLMNWLGGGAEPGADGPQAYRPKHPHSQQVFDESMATGAVIAGRRTADFAGYWGGDHHNGVPIFVPTHQPPAENPYERVHYVTDGIASCVEQAKQAAGGSDVMMHGAYTGQEALKAGVLDRIEIQLRPVLLGRGRRLFDGLPSEHTDLELVRTLEDPGVLHLRYAVRR; via the coding sequence ATGTCTGACGTGTACCTGACCATGGCGATGTCGCTCGACGGGTTCATCACCGGGCCGGACGACAACGCCGAGAACCCCGCGGGCACCAACGGGATGCGGCTGATGAACTGGCTCGGCGGCGGGGCCGAGCCCGGCGCGGACGGACCCCAGGCGTATCGGCCCAAGCATCCCCACAGCCAGCAGGTGTTCGACGAGAGCATGGCCACCGGCGCCGTGATCGCCGGACGGCGGACCGCGGACTTCGCCGGCTACTGGGGCGGCGACCACCACAACGGGGTGCCGATCTTCGTGCCGACGCACCAGCCGCCGGCCGAGAACCCGTACGAGCGGGTGCATTACGTCACCGACGGCATCGCCTCCTGCGTCGAGCAGGCCAAGCAGGCCGCCGGGGGCAGCGACGTGATGATGCACGGCGCCTACACCGGCCAGGAGGCCCTGAAGGCCGGCGTCCTGGACCGGATCGAGATCCAGCTCCGGCCGGTGCTGCTCGGGCGCGGCCGGCGACTGTTCGACGGGCTCCCGTCCGAGCACACGGACCTCGAACTGGTGCGCACGCTGGAGGACCCAGGCGTCCTGCACCTGCGCTACGCGGTGCGTAGGTAG
- a CDS encoding helix-turn-helix domain-containing protein, whose product MAAAFAAVGGKWKLTLLYWLAHGECHFAGLRRRGAPITPKVLAEQLRELEADGLVERVETGPVPAPVIYRLTPYGTTVLPVVEHVRAWGEAHLARTHGETTPGDAMSCAAALA is encoded by the coding sequence ATGGCCGCGGCGTTCGCCGCCGTCGGCGGGAAGTGGAAGCTGACGCTGCTGTACTGGCTGGCCCACGGCGAGTGCCACTTCGCCGGCCTGCGCCGCCGGGGCGCGCCGATCACCCCGAAGGTGCTGGCCGAGCAGCTGCGCGAGCTCGAGGCCGACGGGCTGGTCGAGCGGGTCGAGACCGGGCCCGTGCCGGCGCCGGTCATCTACCGGCTCACCCCGTACGGCACGACGGTGCTGCCGGTCGTCGAGCACGTCCGTGCCTGGGGCGAGGCCCACCTGGCCCGCACCCACGGCGAGACCACTCCGGGCGACGCCATGAGCTGCGCCGCCGCCCTCGCGTAG
- a CDS encoding chorismate-binding protein, with product MDEPPGPLAHLGGKLATGLAEVSSDLRVLDGSGRWAVVVTFEGEVVCARFDHWEDAPLPPAGRRWNGPAAAAWTSSLDRDGYLGAVRDVRERIAAGTVYQVNVCRVLEAALPDGTDDLLPLANILSDRHDAPFAGAVLLPDLQVVTASPELFLRRRGDQVTSSPIKGTGRTAADLTGKDGAENVMIVDLVRNDLSRVCVTGSVAVDELLSVEKHPGLVHLVSTVRGRLLPGAGWAELFAATFPPGSVSGAPKSTALRAIADLEPAPRGPYCGAVGWVDAGTGEGELAVGIRTFWAQGGVLRFGTGAGITWGSDPDREWAETELKAERLVGLASC from the coding sequence GTGGACGAGCCCCCGGGACCCCTGGCCCACCTCGGCGGGAAGCTGGCCACCGGGCTGGCGGAGGTGTCGTCCGACCTGCGGGTCCTCGACGGATCCGGGCGGTGGGCCGTGGTCGTCACGTTCGAGGGCGAGGTCGTGTGCGCCCGGTTCGACCACTGGGAGGACGCGCCGCTGCCGCCGGCCGGACGGCGCTGGAACGGGCCCGCTGCCGCCGCCTGGACGTCGTCGCTGGACCGCGACGGCTACCTCGGCGCCGTCCGCGACGTGCGGGAACGCATCGCGGCCGGGACGGTGTACCAGGTCAACGTGTGCCGGGTGCTCGAGGCGGCGCTGCCGGACGGGACGGACGATCTTCTGCCGCTGGCGAACATCCTGAGCGACCGGCACGACGCGCCGTTCGCGGGCGCCGTCCTGCTGCCGGACCTGCAGGTCGTGACGGCGTCGCCGGAGCTGTTCCTGCGCCGCCGCGGCGACCAGGTGACGTCGTCGCCGATCAAGGGGACCGGACGGACCGCCGCCGACCTCACCGGGAAGGACGGCGCCGAGAACGTCATGATCGTCGACCTCGTCCGCAACGACCTCTCCCGCGTGTGCGTCACCGGCAGCGTCGCCGTCGACGAGCTGCTCAGCGTCGAGAAGCACCCCGGCCTGGTGCACCTGGTGTCGACGGTGCGCGGGCGGCTGCTGCCCGGCGCCGGGTGGGCGGAGCTGTTCGCCGCGACGTTCCCGCCCGGGTCGGTGTCCGGCGCGCCGAAGTCGACGGCGCTGCGGGCGATCGCCGACCTCGAGCCGGCGCCGCGCGGCCCGTACTGCGGCGCCGTCGGCTGGGTCGACGCCGGGACGGGGGAGGGCGAGCTGGCGGTCGGCATCCGGACGTTCTGGGCGCAGGGCGGCGTGCTGCGGTTCGGGACCGGCGCCGGCATCACGTGGGGCTCCGATCCGGACCGGGAATGGGCCGAGACGGAGCTGAAGGCGGAGCGCCTCGTAGGCTTGGCCTCGTGCTGA
- a CDS encoding aminotransferase class IV has translation MLTWVNGELLDESEATVSVFDHGLTVGDGVFETVKVVGGVSFALGRHLARLGRSAAGLGLPAPDPVEVVKACEQVAAQATGDAVHRLRITYTGGVAPLGSQRGDAGPTLVIALAPAAPQPDVATVAVVPWPRNERGALAGLKTTSYAENVIALDRAAAAGAGEALCADTRGRLCEGTGSNVFVVVGGRLLTPSTATGCLAGVTRDLVIEWCDAAEADLDLGVLDTADEIFLTSTTRDVQAVSAVVWDDGRRRELPAPGPVTVQAAATFAARAGADPEP, from the coding sequence GTGCTGACTTGGGTGAACGGGGAGCTGCTGGACGAGTCCGAGGCGACCGTCAGCGTGTTCGACCACGGCCTCACGGTGGGCGACGGCGTCTTCGAGACGGTGAAGGTCGTCGGCGGCGTGTCGTTCGCGCTGGGCCGCCACCTCGCCCGGCTCGGCCGCTCCGCCGCCGGGCTGGGCCTGCCGGCGCCCGACCCCGTCGAGGTGGTCAAGGCCTGCGAGCAGGTCGCGGCGCAGGCCACCGGCGACGCCGTCCACCGGCTGCGCATCACCTATACCGGTGGCGTCGCGCCGCTCGGCTCGCAGCGCGGCGACGCCGGCCCGACCCTCGTCATCGCGCTCGCGCCGGCCGCGCCGCAGCCCGACGTCGCGACGGTGGCGGTGGTGCCGTGGCCGCGCAACGAGCGGGGTGCCCTGGCCGGCCTCAAGACCACGTCGTACGCCGAGAACGTCATCGCGCTCGACCGCGCCGCGGCCGCCGGGGCCGGCGAGGCGCTGTGCGCCGACACCCGCGGCCGGCTCTGCGAGGGCACCGGCAGCAACGTGTTCGTCGTCGTCGGCGGCCGGTTGCTGACGCCGTCGACGGCCACGGGCTGCCTCGCGGGCGTCACCCGCGACCTCGTCATCGAGTGGTGCGACGCCGCCGAGGCCGACCTCGACCTCGGTGTGCTCGACACCGCCGACGAGATCTTCCTCACGTCGACGACGCGCGACGTGCAGGCCGTGTCGGCCGTCGTCTGGGACGACGGGCGGCGGCGCGAGCTGCCCGCGCCCGGCCCCGTCACCGTACAGGCGGCGGCGACGTTCGCCGCGCGGGCGGGCGCCGACCCCGAGCCGTAG